The following are encoded together in the Bacillus cereus group sp. RP43 genome:
- a CDS encoding YrrS family protein has translation MAGGSRFQQKQQKRRQNGVLNIAIAIVLVAVAIVAYQLFVPGTKEQASSSDKKVTQQTTKENKAEKAKGKEETKKNEQEKAEAKKKEEEKLKAEEEKKKAEEEAKANEKVPAEKTQSQATDAYTKSSWKPVGTEQGATPAMTFKKGSADWNEMNQAISTAIDVPVEQLVIHRIGNNGKNKAYGNVQDKQSGKKYYVNIDWVDNEGWKPVLVQTLN, from the coding sequence ATGGCAGGAGGATCTAGATTTCAACAGAAACAACAAAAACGTCGTCAAAACGGTGTTTTAAATATTGCGATTGCTATTGTATTAGTAGCAGTAGCTATTGTAGCATATCAATTGTTTGTTCCTGGTACAAAAGAGCAAGCGTCTTCTAGTGATAAAAAAGTAACTCAGCAAACAACAAAAGAGAATAAAGCTGAGAAAGCTAAAGGTAAAGAAGAGACGAAGAAGAATGAGCAAGAGAAAGCAGAGGCTAAGAAGAAGGAAGAAGAGAAGCTAAAGGCTGAAGAAGAAAAGAAAAAAGCTGAAGAAGAAGCGAAAGCTAACGAGAAAGTACCAGCTGAAAAAACACAGTCACAGGCAACAGATGCGTATACGAAATCCTCTTGGAAGCCAGTAGGTACAGAACAAGGTGCAACACCTGCGATGACGTTTAAAAAAGGTTCAGCAGATTGGAATGAAATGAATCAAGCGATTTCCACTGCAATTGACGTTCCAGTAGAGCAATTAGTTATTCATAGAATCGGAAATAACGGTAAGAATAAAGCGTACGGTAATGTCCAAGATAAGCAATCAGGTAAAAAATATTATGTAAATATTGATTGGGTAGACAATGAGGGCTGGAAACCAGTACTTGTTCAAACTCTAAACTAA
- the greA gene encoding transcription elongation factor GreA, producing the protein MATEKTYPMTQEGKQKLENEVEQLKTVRRKEVVERIKIARSFGDLSENSEYDAAKDEQAFVEGRITQLENMIRNAVIIQDNGEESTVVTLGKTVTFKELPGGDEEAYTIVGSAEADPFEGRISNDSPIAKSLLGKQIGEKVAIQTPGGEMQVEIISVK; encoded by the coding sequence ATGGCAACAGAAAAAACATACCCTATGACGCAAGAGGGTAAGCAAAAACTAGAGAACGAAGTTGAACAATTAAAAACAGTAAGACGTAAAGAAGTTGTAGAGCGTATTAAAATCGCACGTAGCTTCGGAGATCTTTCTGAGAACTCTGAGTACGATGCAGCGAAAGATGAGCAAGCATTCGTTGAAGGGCGTATTACACAACTAGAAAATATGATTCGTAACGCAGTTATCATTCAAGATAATGGTGAAGAGTCTACAGTTGTAACATTAGGTAAAACAGTAACATTTAAAGAGTTACCAGGTGGAGACGAAGAAGCGTACACAATCGTAGGTAGCGCAGAAGCTGATCCATTTGAAGGAAGAATTTCTAACGATTCTCCAATCGCAAAAAGCTTATTAGGTAAGCAAATTGGTGAGAAGGTAGCAATCCAAACACCAGGTGGAGAAATGCAAGTAGAGATTATCTCTGTAAAATAA
- a CDS encoding penicillin-binding protein 2 gives MKIKRRIIIVLICFMCVIFLLLCRLIQIQIIDTESFTDRNINLIEKSVTQRTQSLTVDNGRGHFTDRNGKEIGEEKYPVVIIFPFLQIKNDMLEKIAHIIGMSRQEIRMQMNNKNQAFILRRGNIPFQLTLEQMEKVNQLDILGIVAAEVRLKQTGEANHLIGDVGENEQEFQKRYGEMEKTSKQTPIGISGLQQSFDEFLLTDGEAKVLYQVDRQGEPIFGKQAKYTSPGNPFYPVTIQTTIHKTLQRRAEKIIDENRIKKGGLVLLDIKNSEVLAMVSRPSLQMNDRRIYKATLENQMLTPHFPGSVFKTVVAAAGIDENLVRFNRTFNCNTDLYGEDLPQVMMGSLNFKGSFARSCNRTFAVLGDELMQKDREVLETYLEALGASKKVGWKGSVFHTPEFEQLPEEKSAIIWGSEENKDSRKAIAQTMVGQKDVRVSPLAIANMMATIARGGEKMEVKAVKKIVYKNGTDFFTFENHKLNGKQLSYETMKKLQQLLRGVVTMEKGTGTAFRSLPLTVAGKSGTAQTGKGGKVNRWFAGYFPYENPRYALVVVDIETDNVNVVTPAFAEMVEAIHQLEIEK, from the coding sequence ATGAAAATAAAACGGAGAATTATAATTGTTTTAATTTGTTTTATGTGTGTGATTTTTTTATTACTTTGTCGTTTAATCCAAATACAGATTATAGATACGGAATCATTTACTGACCGAAATATCAATTTGATTGAAAAAAGTGTTACACAACGAACACAATCACTTACAGTAGATAATGGAAGAGGGCATTTTACAGATCGAAATGGTAAGGAAATTGGTGAAGAGAAATATCCAGTCGTAATTATTTTTCCATTTTTACAAATAAAAAATGACATGTTAGAGAAAATTGCGCATATCATTGGTATGTCGAGACAAGAGATAAGAATGCAAATGAACAATAAGAATCAAGCATTTATATTACGAAGGGGGAATATCCCATTTCAATTAACGCTCGAGCAAATGGAGAAGGTAAATCAATTAGATATTTTAGGTATTGTAGCAGCAGAAGTTCGACTGAAGCAAACGGGAGAGGCAAATCATTTAATTGGTGATGTAGGAGAGAATGAACAGGAATTTCAAAAGCGTTATGGAGAAATGGAAAAAACTTCGAAACAAACGCCAATTGGTATTTCGGGATTGCAACAATCATTTGATGAATTTTTACTGACTGATGGAGAAGCGAAAGTACTATATCAAGTGGATCGACAGGGAGAACCGATTTTTGGGAAGCAGGCGAAATACACTTCACCAGGAAATCCGTTTTATCCAGTTACTATTCAAACAACAATACATAAAACGTTGCAACGACGAGCAGAGAAGATTATAGATGAAAACAGAATAAAAAAAGGTGGGTTAGTATTACTAGACATAAAGAATAGTGAAGTTTTAGCAATGGTAAGTAGGCCTTCTTTACAGATGAATGATAGGAGGATATATAAAGCTACACTTGAAAATCAAATGTTAACTCCTCATTTTCCGGGGTCTGTTTTTAAAACAGTAGTTGCAGCAGCAGGAATTGATGAGAATTTGGTGCGGTTTAATCGTACATTTAACTGTAATACGGATTTATACGGTGAAGATCTTCCGCAAGTTATGATGGGGTCATTAAACTTTAAGGGAAGCTTTGCTAGAAGCTGTAATCGGACGTTTGCCGTGTTAGGTGATGAACTAATGCAAAAGGATAGGGAAGTATTAGAAACGTATTTAGAGGCCTTAGGAGCAAGTAAGAAGGTAGGGTGGAAAGGTTCGGTATTTCATACACCAGAATTTGAGCAATTGCCAGAAGAAAAGAGTGCTATTATTTGGGGGAGCGAAGAAAATAAAGATAGTAGAAAAGCGATTGCTCAAACGATGGTCGGACAAAAAGATGTACGTGTGTCACCTCTAGCTATAGCGAATATGATGGCGACAATTGCTAGAGGTGGAGAGAAGATGGAAGTGAAAGCTGTGAAAAAAATAGTGTATAAAAATGGAACCGACTTTTTTACATTTGAAAATCATAAATTAAATGGGAAACAGCTTTCTTATGAAACGATGAAAAAATTACAACAGTTGTTAAGAGGCGTTGTAACGATGGAGAAAGGAACGGGAACCGCATTCCGTTCGTTGCCACTAACTGTCGCTGGAAAATCTGGGACGGCACAAACAGGAAAAGGAGGGAAGGTGAATCGCTGGTTTGCAGGTTATTTTCCATATGAAAACCCAAGATATGCTTTAGTTGTAGTTGATATAGAAACAGATAACGTAAATGTAGTTACACCAGCTTTTGCAGAAATGGTAGAAGCAATTCATCAATTAGAAATTGAAAAGTAA
- a CDS encoding O-methyltransferase encodes MEDAVNEYLLSFIDPKDKLILEMEEYATENHVPIMDRLGMEFMLQFLRLIGPESILELGTAIGYSSIRMMQAIPNSRIVTVERNRERYEKALEYIECSPVTDRISVIYGDALETGEQVKEHGTFDVIFIDAAKGQYRRFFDLYEPLLNPGGVIISDNVMYHGLVTTKEKIENRRTRGLIRRIKTYNEWLMNHEGYDTTIFPIGDGVAVSKKRG; translated from the coding sequence ATGGAGGATGCAGTTAACGAGTACCTATTATCATTTATTGATCCAAAAGATAAATTAATTCTTGAAATGGAAGAGTATGCAACTGAAAACCATGTGCCGATTATGGATCGACTTGGAATGGAATTTATGCTGCAATTTTTACGTTTAATTGGACCGGAAAGTATTTTAGAACTGGGAACAGCAATCGGTTATTCTAGTATTCGTATGATGCAAGCTATTCCGAACTCTCGCATTGTGACAGTAGAGCGCAATCGTGAACGATATGAAAAGGCACTTGAATATATAGAATGTTCCCCAGTAACAGACCGTATTTCTGTTATTTACGGTGATGCTTTAGAAACGGGCGAACAAGTGAAAGAACATGGAACATTTGATGTTATTTTTATTGATGCAGCGAAAGGGCAGTATCGTCGCTTTTTTGACTTATACGAACCGTTATTAAATCCTGGTGGCGTTATTATTTCAGATAACGTTATGTACCATGGTCTTGTGACGACAAAAGAGAAAATTGAAAATAGACGTACGCGTGGTTTGATTCGTCGTATTAAGACGTACAATGAATGGCTTATGAACCATGAAGGATACGATACAACGATTTTCCCAATTGGCGATGGAGTGGCTGTAAGTAAAAAGAGAGGGTGA
- a CDS encoding YrzA family protein: protein MSFTFEMLEDKIEFFEAGDLASLEKKISEQIDNNKALMLEVHHISHQMVMDPESKRPYYSAVVHFKLKKLR from the coding sequence ATGTCATTTACCTTTGAAATGTTAGAAGATAAAATAGAATTTTTTGAAGCGGGGGACTTAGCTTCTTTAGAAAAAAAAATTAGTGAACAAATTGATAATAATAAAGCACTTATGCTTGAAGTTCATCACATCTCGCATCAAATGGTTATGGATCCCGAAAGCAAAAGACCGTATTATAGCGCGGTTGTTCATTTTAAATTAAAGAAATTACGTTAA
- the mltG gene encoding endolytic transglycosylase MltG, whose amino-acid sequence MVENQVKKKRRRIFLISIIALLLVCGSVYAYISSALGPVDSENKKEIEVEIPKGSSTSKIGEILEEKGAVKSGTVFSFYTKFKSKNLQAGTYLLNPSMSANDVIEQMSSGNVHRPALYKVTIKEGAQVTEIAEVIAAELKWNKDDVVRQLNDKAFIQKMQQKYPKLLTDKIFDSNIKYPLEGYLYPATYSFYKKDTKLEEIVIPMLEKTNAIIVQNEAKMKAKNWDVHQLLTLSSLIEEEATGFTDRQKISSVFYNRLAKGMPLQTDPTVLYALGKHKQRVLYEDLKVNSPYNTYVVKGLPVGPIANSGKHSVEAALDPAQTDYYYFLAAPSGEVYYAKTLEEHNSLKQKYITKKQ is encoded by the coding sequence TTGGTAGAGAATCAAGTGAAGAAGAAGCGTAGACGCATTTTTTTAATTTCGATTATCGCACTGCTTTTAGTTTGTGGATCAGTCTATGCGTATATTTCATCTGCATTAGGGCCAGTTGATAGCGAGAATAAAAAAGAGATTGAGGTAGAGATTCCAAAGGGGTCATCTACAAGTAAAATCGGTGAGATTTTAGAAGAAAAAGGTGCTGTGAAAAGCGGTACAGTTTTTAGTTTTTATACGAAATTTAAGTCAAAAAACTTACAAGCAGGTACATATTTATTAAATCCTTCGATGAGTGCTAACGATGTCATTGAACAAATGTCATCTGGCAACGTACATCGTCCGGCTCTTTATAAAGTGACGATTAAAGAAGGGGCGCAAGTAACTGAAATTGCTGAAGTGATTGCGGCGGAATTAAAGTGGAATAAAGATGATGTTGTGCGTCAATTAAACGATAAAGCATTTATTCAAAAAATGCAGCAAAAGTATCCGAAGCTATTAACGGATAAAATTTTTGATAGCAACATTAAATATCCACTAGAAGGATACTTATATCCAGCAACGTATTCTTTCTATAAAAAGGATACGAAGTTAGAAGAAATTGTAATCCCGATGCTTGAGAAAACAAATGCAATTATTGTTCAAAATGAGGCGAAAATGAAAGCAAAGAACTGGGATGTTCATCAACTTCTCACGTTGTCTTCACTTATTGAAGAAGAGGCCACTGGCTTTACTGATCGCCAGAAAATCTCTAGTGTTTTCTATAATCGTTTAGCGAAAGGTATGCCGCTTCAAACGGATCCGACGGTATTATACGCGCTTGGAAAGCATAAACAACGTGTATTATATGAAGACTTGAAAGTAAACTCACCGTACAATACGTATGTTGTGAAAGGATTGCCGGTTGGACCGATTGCAAACTCTGGTAAACATTCAGTGGAAGCAGCGTTAGATCCTGCGCAAACAGATTATTATTATTTCTTAGCTGCACCAAGTGGTGAAGTGTATTATGCGAAAACATTAGAAGAACATAATTCATTAAAGCAAAAATACATTACGAAAAAACAGTGA
- a CDS encoding IreB family regulatory phosphoprotein → MDGFDKTMKFSIQDEKQSVHVNDVLLTVYDALQEKGYNPINQIVGYLLSGDPAYIPRHKDARSIIRKLERDELIEELVKSYLKHHREE, encoded by the coding sequence ATGGACGGTTTTGATAAAACAATGAAGTTTAGCATTCAAGATGAAAAACAGAGTGTCCATGTAAATGATGTACTTTTAACTGTGTATGATGCACTTCAAGAAAAAGGTTATAATCCGATTAACCAAATCGTCGGTTATTTATTAAGTGGAGATCCAGCATACATACCTCGCCATAAAGATGCACGAAGCATCATTCGCAAGCTTGAACGTGATGAGTTAATTGAAGAGCTTGTGAAGTCTTACTTGAAACATCATCGTGAGGAGTAG
- the udk gene encoding uridine kinase — protein sequence MGTNKPVVIGIAGGSGSGKTSVTKAIFDHFKGHSILILEQDYYYKDQSHLPMEERLKTNYDHPLAFDNDLLIDHLQQLLAYEQVEKPIYDYTVHTRSEKIIPVEPKDVIILEGILILEDPRLCELMDIKVFVDTDADLRILRRMQRDIEERGRTMDSVIDQYVNVVRPMHNQFIEPSKKFADIIIPEGGQNHVAIDIMVTKIATILEQKVNL from the coding sequence ATGGGGACGAATAAGCCTGTTGTAATTGGAATCGCTGGTGGTTCAGGATCAGGAAAAACAAGTGTAACGAAAGCGATTTTTGACCATTTTAAAGGTCATTCCATTTTAATCTTGGAGCAAGATTATTATTACAAAGATCAAAGCCATTTACCAATGGAAGAACGTTTAAAAACGAATTACGATCATCCGTTAGCGTTTGATAATGATTTGTTGATTGACCATTTGCAGCAGTTGCTTGCATATGAGCAAGTGGAAAAGCCTATATATGACTATACAGTGCATACGCGTTCAGAAAAAATTATTCCAGTTGAGCCGAAAGATGTAATTATTTTAGAAGGAATTCTTATTTTAGAAGACCCACGTCTTTGTGAGTTAATGGATATTAAGGTGTTCGTTGATACAGATGCGGACCTTCGTATTTTACGCCGCATGCAGCGCGATATTGAAGAGCGCGGTCGTACAATGGATTCAGTTATTGACCAATACGTAAACGTTGTACGCCCAATGCATAATCAATTTATTGAGCCTTCTAAGAAATTCGCGGATATTATTATCCCTGAAGGTGGACAAAATCATGTTGCAATTGATATTATGGTTACAAAAATTGCAACAATTCTTGAACAAAAAGTAAATTTGTAA
- the mtnN gene encoding 5'-methylthioadenosine/S-adenosylhomocysteine nucleosidase, with translation MRIAVIGAMEEEVRILRDKLEQAETETVAGCEFTKGLLAGHEVILLKSGIGKVNAAMSTTILLEKYKPEKVINTGSAGGFHHSLNVGDVVISTEVRHHDVDVTAFNYEYGQVPGMPPGFKADEALVALAEKCMQAEENIQVVKGMIATGDSFMSDPNRVAAIRDKFENLYAVEMEAAAVAQVCHQYEIPFVIIRALSDIAGKESNVSFDQFLDQAALHSTNFIVKVLEELK, from the coding sequence TTGAGAATTGCTGTAATTGGAGCAATGGAAGAAGAAGTACGTATTTTACGTGACAAATTAGAACAAGCAGAAACAGAAACGGTTGCAGGTTGTGAATTTACGAAAGGGCTATTAGCAGGACATGAAGTAATCTTGTTAAAGTCTGGTATTGGTAAAGTAAATGCAGCGATGTCAACGACAATTTTATTAGAAAAATATAAGCCTGAAAAAGTAATTAATACTGGTTCAGCTGGTGGATTCCATCATTCTCTAAATGTTGGAGATGTAGTCATTTCAACAGAAGTTCGTCATCATGACGTAGATGTAACAGCATTTAACTATGAGTACGGTCAAGTGCCAGGAATGCCGCCTGGATTTAAAGCTGATGAGGCATTAGTTGCATTAGCTGAGAAATGTATGCAGGCAGAAGAAAATATTCAAGTTGTAAAAGGTATGATTGCAACAGGAGATTCGTTTATGAGTGATCCGAACCGCGTTGCAGCAATTCGTGATAAATTTGAAAATCTTTATGCAGTAGAAATGGAAGCAGCAGCTGTTGCGCAAGTATGCCATCAATATGAAATTCCGTTTGTAATCATTCGTGCACTTTCTGATATTGCTGGTAAAGAATCAAATGTTTCATTTGATCAATTTTTAGATCAAGCAGCTCTTCATTCTACAAACTTTATCGTAAAAGTACTAGAAGAGTTAAAGTAA
- a CDS encoding U32 family peptidase, whose amino-acid sequence MTVQEISRVIDGKRVIVKKPELLIPAGNLEKLKVAIHYGADAVYLGGQEFGLRSNAGNFTLEDMAEGVEFAKKYGAKIYVTTNIFAHNENMDGLEEYLKGIEKAGVTGIIVADPLIIETCKRVAPSVEVHLSTQQSLSNWKAAQYWKEEGLHRLVLAREASYEEMKEIKEKVDIEIEAFVHGAMCIAYSGRCTLSNHMTARDSNRGGCCQSCRWDYDLVQTVSQHKDAKELPLFQEEDAHFAMSPKDLNLILSIPKMIEIGIDSLKVEGRMKSIHYVATVATVYRKVIDAYCADPDNFEFKQEWLDELDKCANRDTAPAFFEGVPGHQEQMFGNHSKKTTYDFAGLVLDYNEETGIVTLEQRNHFKPGHEVEFFGPEIENFTQTVEKIWDEDGNELDAARHPLQIVKFKVDQPVYVNNMMRKNILQ is encoded by the coding sequence ATGACTGTACAAGAAATTTCACGAGTGATCGATGGCAAACGCGTTATTGTGAAAAAACCTGAACTGTTAATCCCTGCGGGTAACTTAGAAAAATTAAAAGTAGCTATCCATTATGGGGCAGATGCTGTATATTTAGGTGGACAAGAATTTGGTCTTCGTTCTAATGCAGGTAACTTTACGCTGGAAGACATGGCAGAAGGCGTTGAATTTGCAAAGAAATATGGAGCAAAAATATACGTAACAACAAATATTTTTGCACATAATGAAAATATGGATGGGCTAGAGGAATATTTAAAAGGGATTGAAAAAGCTGGCGTAACGGGAATTATCGTTGCCGATCCGCTTATTATTGAGACATGTAAACGTGTAGCGCCTTCTGTTGAGGTGCATTTAAGTACACAACAATCACTATCCAACTGGAAAGCAGCACAGTATTGGAAAGAAGAAGGTTTACATCGTCTTGTATTAGCTCGTGAAGCAAGCTATGAAGAAATGAAAGAAATTAAAGAAAAAGTTGATATTGAAATTGAAGCATTCGTCCATGGTGCAATGTGTATCGCGTATTCAGGGAGATGTACATTAAGTAACCATATGACAGCGCGTGACTCTAACCGTGGTGGTTGTTGTCAATCTTGCCGCTGGGATTATGATTTAGTTCAAACGGTATCACAACATAAAGATGCAAAAGAGCTTCCTCTATTCCAAGAAGAAGATGCTCACTTTGCGATGAGCCCAAAAGATTTAAATTTAATCTTATCCATTCCGAAAATGATTGAAATTGGAATTGATAGCTTAAAAGTTGAAGGACGTATGAAATCTATCCATTACGTAGCGACTGTAGCAACTGTATATCGTAAAGTAATTGATGCGTATTGTGCGGATCCGGATAACTTTGAGTTTAAACAAGAATGGTTAGATGAACTTGATAAATGTGCAAATCGTGATACAGCTCCTGCATTCTTTGAAGGGGTTCCAGGACATCAAGAGCAAATGTTTGGAAATCATAGTAAGAAAACAACGTATGATTTTGCTGGTTTAGTGTTAGATTATAATGAAGAAACGGGCATCGTAACGCTTGAGCAACGTAATCACTTCAAACCAGGACATGAAGTGGAGTTCTTTGGGCCAGAAATAGAAAACTTTACGCAGACGGTGGAGAAAATTTGGGATGAGGATGGAAACGAATTAGATGCAGCGAGACATCCGTTGCAAATCGTGAAATTCAAAGTGGATCAACCAGTGTATGTGAATAATATGATGCGCAAAAACATACTTCAATAA
- a CDS encoding DUF1292 domain-containing protein produces MEENQITIVDEKGNEHLCEIIFTFDAEKFGKKSYVVFSPIGEVDEDGDQIFDAMAYEQSEDEGGTLLSIESEEEWEMVQEMFNTLADEQEEE; encoded by the coding sequence ATGGAAGAAAATCAAATTACAATTGTAGACGAAAAAGGAAACGAACATTTATGTGAAATTATTTTCACTTTTGATGCTGAAAAATTCGGCAAAAAATCTTACGTAGTCTTCTCTCCAATCGGTGAAGTAGACGAAGATGGAGACCAAATCTTCGATGCAATGGCATACGAGCAAAGTGAAGATGAGGGCGGAACATTACTTTCAATTGAATCTGAAGAAGAGTGGGAAATGGTACAAGAAATGTTTAACACTCTTGCTGATGAGCAAGAAGAAGAATAG
- a CDS encoding class I SAM-dependent methyltransferase: protein MGTEFNGLFDEWAHTYDSFVQGEDIQYKEVFAHYEDILEDVVNKSFGNVLEFGVGTGNLTNKLLLAGRTVYGIEPSREMRTIAKEKLPKEFSITEGDFLSFEVPNSIDTIVSTYAFHHLTDEEKDVAIAKYSQLLNKGGKIVFADTIFADQDAYDKTVEVAKQRGFHQLANDLQTEYYTRIPIMQSIFENNGFHVTFTRLNHFVWVMEATKQ from the coding sequence ATGGGGACAGAATTTAATGGTTTATTTGATGAGTGGGCTCATACGTACGACTCATTTGTACAAGGCGAAGATATACAATATAAAGAAGTTTTCGCCCATTATGAGGACATTTTAGAGGATGTAGTTAACAAGTCATTTGGTAACGTATTAGAATTTGGTGTAGGTACTGGCAATTTAACAAATAAATTATTACTTGCTGGTCGCACAGTTTACGGTATAGAACCGTCACGCGAAATGCGTACAATTGCAAAAGAGAAATTACCAAAAGAGTTTTCAATTACAGAGGGTGATTTTCTTTCATTTGAAGTCCCAAATTCGATCGATACTATTGTGAGCACTTACGCATTTCATCATTTAACAGATGAAGAAAAAGACGTAGCAATTGCGAAGTATAGTCAATTGCTAAACAAAGGTGGTAAAATAGTGTTTGCTGATACGATATTTGCAGATCAAGATGCATATGATAAAACTGTCGAAGTAGCAAAGCAAAGAGGTTTTCATCAGTTAGCAAACGATTTGCAAACAGAATACTATACACGTATTCCTATCATGCAATCTATTTTTGAAAACAATGGCTTCCATGTAACGTTCACGAGATTGAATCATTTCGTTTGGGTAATGGAGGCAACTAAGCAATAG
- a CDS encoding U32 family peptidase gives MKKPELLVTPRAVADIEPLVKAGADAVMVGEQKFGLRLAGEFSREDVKQAVNIAHENGVRVYVAMNAMFHNDKVEELTDYVAFLNEINVDAIVFGDPAVLMAVREVAPNMQLHWNTETTATNWFTCNYWGQRGAKRAVLARELSLDEIAELKENAEVELEVQIHGMTCMFQSKRSLVGNYFEYQGRNLDIEKKKYEENMFLYDPERNNKYPIYEDENGTHIMSPNDICFIDELEELIDAEVDSLKIDGVLKSSEYIIEVTKKYRKAIDLCVEDRDAYYDVKDDLFKEIEEMQPVNRPLDTGFFFKETVY, from the coding sequence ATGAAGAAACCTGAATTGTTAGTAACGCCTAGAGCGGTGGCGGATATTGAACCTCTTGTGAAAGCAGGGGCAGATGCAGTAATGGTTGGTGAACAAAAGTTTGGTTTACGTTTGGCAGGAGAGTTTTCACGTGAAGATGTGAAACAAGCTGTAAACATTGCACATGAAAATGGTGTGAGAGTATACGTTGCAATGAATGCAATGTTCCACAATGATAAAGTGGAAGAATTAACGGACTACGTTGCCTTTTTAAATGAGATAAATGTAGATGCGATTGTTTTCGGAGATCCAGCGGTATTAATGGCTGTTCGTGAAGTTGCACCAAACATGCAACTTCACTGGAATACAGAAACGACAGCAACAAACTGGTTTACTTGTAACTATTGGGGGCAAAGAGGTGCGAAACGCGCTGTATTAGCTCGTGAGCTTAGCTTAGATGAGATTGCTGAATTAAAAGAAAATGCTGAAGTGGAACTTGAAGTACAAATTCACGGTATGACTTGCATGTTCCAATCGAAGCGTTCACTAGTAGGAAACTACTTTGAGTATCAAGGGCGTAATCTCGACATCGAAAAGAAAAAGTATGAAGAGAATATGTTCTTATACGACCCAGAACGTAATAACAAATATCCAATTTATGAAGATGAAAATGGTACTCACATTATGAGTCCGAATGATATTTGTTTCATCGATGAGTTAGAGGAACTAATCGATGCTGAAGTCGATAGCTTAAAAATTGATGGTGTCCTAAAGAGTTCTGAATACATTATTGAGGTAACGAAGAAATATCGTAAGGCGATTGATTTGTGTGTAGAAGATCGTGATGCGTATTATGACGTGAAAGATGATTTATTTAAAGAGATAGAAGAAATGCAACCGGTAAATCGTCCGTTAGATACAGGATTCTTCTTTAAAGAAACGGTTTACTAG
- the ruvX gene encoding Holliday junction resolvase RuvX: protein MRILGLDVGTKTVGVAMSDEMGWTAQGLETIRINEERGHFGFDRISELVKQYNVDKIVVGLPKNMNGTIGPRGEACQQFAENLRNLLQLEVVMWDERLSTMAAERLLISADVSRKKRKQVIDKMAAVVILQGFLDSK from the coding sequence ATGCGGATATTAGGTTTAGATGTTGGTACTAAAACAGTCGGTGTTGCAATGAGCGATGAAATGGGCTGGACAGCACAAGGGCTGGAAACAATCAGGATTAACGAAGAACGAGGCCACTTTGGTTTTGACCGTATTTCTGAGTTGGTAAAACAGTACAATGTGGACAAAATAGTAGTAGGTTTACCTAAAAATATGAATGGTACAATCGGCCCTCGTGGTGAAGCGTGCCAGCAATTTGCAGAAAACCTGCGAAATCTGTTACAATTAGAAGTTGTAATGTGGGACGAGCGTTTGTCGACGATGGCAGCGGAACGTCTGCTCATTTCAGCTGATGTGAGCCGTAAGAAGCGAAAACAGGTAATCGATAAGATGGCTGCAGTCGTGATCTTACAAGGATTTTTAGATAGTAAATAA